From Selenomonadales bacterium, a single genomic window includes:
- the recN gene encoding DNA repair protein RecN — protein MLERLFVQNFAVIKELSLELGPGLTVLSGETGAGKSIIVDAVSLLLGGRTSADMIRSGCERAIVQGVFRTERPEIESFLASHGLLSEGELIVTREITEKRTGCRVNGQSVTQGLLRQLGAYLVDMHGQHEHQSLFSPVAQQQLIDKFAGVRAAELLDALAREVTAFEACQRELKDSPASESERIRLLDLLNFQVQEIDAAKLRPDEEDDLKRERQALLGFERLRGTIERCHAELSGGGGRGRAVSDCLGRNLAELKEVRRFSPALESVCEELEQAGYLLQDAVRELSELRESLHFDQGRLEEIEERLELIAKLKRKYGRTLEEVCIFREEAKQSLERLHDAAARTDALRQSMTAQQERYARYAAELCALRQERGRELCRLAEENIRELGMRSGQLTVAFTPHKGVMNPRGTESAELLFSANQGEEPRPLAKIASGGEISRVMLALKAVFSQLDDIPTLVFDEIDSGVGGKAALAVAEKIAAVSRHKQVLCVSHLAQIAALAEHHLYVRKEDEGERTVVSIDRLFDQARVRELARMLGGRETAAALEHAEELLLRRTMRP, from the coding sequence ATGCTTGAGCGCTTGTTTGTACAAAACTTTGCCGTAATCAAAGAGCTGAGCCTCGAACTCGGGCCCGGCCTAACCGTGCTGTCCGGCGAAACCGGTGCCGGAAAATCCATTATCGTAGACGCAGTGTCGCTCTTGCTAGGCGGGCGGACATCGGCAGATATGATCAGGTCAGGCTGTGAGCGGGCAATTGTACAGGGCGTGTTTCGTACAGAGCGTCCGGAAATAGAGAGTTTCTTAGCGTCACACGGCCTCCTTAGCGAGGGTGAACTTATAGTGACGCGTGAGATTACAGAAAAGCGTACAGGCTGCCGCGTCAACGGGCAAAGCGTCACGCAAGGTTTACTGCGACAACTTGGAGCATACCTAGTCGACATGCACGGTCAGCACGAGCATCAATCCCTCTTTTCGCCCGTCGCGCAACAACAGCTAATCGACAAGTTTGCCGGTGTACGGGCAGCCGAGTTACTTGACGCGCTCGCGCGCGAAGTCACAGCCTTCGAAGCGTGTCAGCGCGAGCTCAAGGATAGCCCCGCCAGTGAAAGCGAGCGTATCCGCCTGCTTGACCTGCTAAACTTCCAAGTGCAGGAGATTGACGCAGCGAAACTTAGGCCTGACGAGGAAGACGACCTAAAGCGTGAGAGACAAGCCTTGCTTGGCTTTGAGCGCTTGCGCGGCACGATTGAACGTTGTCACGCCGAACTCTCCGGTGGTGGAGGCCGCGGGCGCGCCGTCTCCGATTGTTTGGGGCGCAATTTAGCGGAGCTTAAGGAAGTGCGGCGCTTTTCGCCTGCCCTAGAAAGTGTTTGCGAGGAACTTGAGCAGGCCGGATATTTGCTGCAAGATGCCGTACGCGAGCTAAGCGAGCTCAGGGAGTCACTTCATTTTGACCAGGGAAGGCTAGAAGAGATTGAAGAACGCCTTGAACTCATTGCCAAACTCAAGCGAAAGTACGGTCGCACACTCGAAGAAGTGTGCATCTTTCGCGAGGAAGCCAAGCAAAGCCTAGAACGCCTGCATGATGCCGCCGCGCGTACAGATGCGCTTAGGCAGAGCATGACGGCGCAACAAGAGCGCTACGCCCGGTACGCCGCGGAGCTTTGTGCTTTGCGACAAGAACGAGGGCGTGAGCTCTGCCGCCTAGCAGAAGAGAACATTCGGGAGCTCGGTATGCGGAGCGGACAGCTTACTGTCGCCTTCACACCGCACAAAGGCGTAATGAATCCGCGCGGCACGGAAAGTGCGGAGCTCCTCTTTTCGGCTAACCAAGGAGAAGAACCGAGGCCGCTCGCGAAAATTGCCTCAGGCGGCGAGATATCGCGCGTGATGCTAGCTCTAAAGGCCGTCTTCAGTCAGCTCGATGACATTCCCACGTTGGTGTTCGACGAAATTGACAGCGGTGTGGGCGGGAAGGCTGCGCTTGCCGTCGCAGAAAAAATCGCGGCGGTGAGCAGACACAAGCAAGTTCTGTGTGTCTCGCATCTCGCCCAGATTGCCGCGCTCGCCGAGCATCATCTTTACGTGCGCAAGGAAGATGAGGGAGAGAGGACGGTTGTCAGCATAGACCGCCTATTTGACCAAGCGCGGGTACGCGAGCTCGCCCGTATGCTCGGCGGCAGAGAGACTGCCGCAGCTTTAGAACACGCCGAAGAGCTTCTTTTAAGGAGAACGATGCGTCCATAG
- the spoIVB gene encoding SpoIVB peptidase — protein sequence MRRRKYKALLGWFLSALVLAVCLSPQAKSFFGLPPLLRVTEGVGFALPLQLPFGLDLSLNEADLFKVNGAEVGPSVRRFSLAEPLSFQPLRPGSAELRLSLFGVTIRRLSLQVLPSVSLVASGHSVGVSLRSRGVLVVGFATINNDAGAFSPGREAGLRLGDQITALNGHTELDGATIARLVDERGRHNQEVELSVLRGTAETTLRAVPQACRETGKYRLGVFVRDTAVGIGTLTFVDRESMTFGGLGHVIADPDTGQPIALGSGRIVRATVTFIQAGRRGAPGEKRSVFVDEQTTLGTVLKNTPFGIFGHMLQDITAGASPMPIMLRDEVEEGPAEILTVIAGEQVERFAIEIQRVSRLQHAPLGKGLVIRVTDPRLQQKTGGIVQGMSGSPIIQRGRLVGAVTHVFVNDPARGYGVFIEWMIRESDLLERREEHAPTFFYRRFFRAS from the coding sequence ATGCGCAGGCGAAAGTACAAAGCGCTGTTGGGATGGTTTCTTTCGGCGTTAGTGCTTGCGGTCTGCCTAAGCCCGCAAGCGAAAAGTTTCTTTGGTTTGCCCCCTCTATTGCGCGTTACAGAGGGCGTAGGTTTCGCCCTCCCTCTACAGCTACCCTTTGGTCTTGATTTGTCGCTTAACGAGGCCGACTTGTTTAAAGTCAACGGCGCGGAGGTGGGTCCGTCAGTGCGCAGGTTTAGCCTAGCGGAACCGCTATCCTTCCAGCCGCTTAGGCCCGGGAGCGCAGAGCTCCGGCTCAGTTTGTTTGGCGTGACGATACGGCGACTTTCCTTGCAGGTGTTGCCGTCGGTTTCGCTGGTCGCCTCCGGCCATTCCGTGGGTGTATCGCTGCGCTCGCGAGGCGTCCTAGTGGTAGGCTTCGCGACAATCAACAACGATGCCGGGGCTTTTTCGCCGGGCAGGGAGGCAGGTTTGCGCCTTGGAGACCAGATTACGGCGCTTAACGGCCACACGGAGCTTGACGGGGCGACCATCGCGCGGCTAGTGGACGAGCGCGGCAGGCACAACCAAGAGGTAGAACTCTCTGTGCTGCGCGGCACGGCTGAGACGACGCTCCGAGCGGTGCCTCAGGCTTGTCGGGAAACCGGCAAGTATCGCTTAGGTGTATTCGTGCGCGACACGGCGGTAGGTATCGGCACCCTTACGTTTGTCGACCGCGAATCTATGACTTTTGGCGGTCTCGGACACGTGATCGCCGATCCCGATACCGGGCAACCGATCGCGCTTGGCAGCGGTAGAATCGTGCGCGCAACAGTCACCTTTATTCAGGCTGGCAGAAGAGGCGCACCGGGAGAGAAGCGAAGCGTCTTCGTGGATGAACAGACCACCCTAGGGACAGTTCTGAAAAACACCCCCTTTGGCATATTCGGCCATATGCTGCAGGACATCACCGCCGGGGCATCACCGATGCCAATTATGCTGCGAGATGAAGTCGAAGAAGGGCCGGCCGAAATCCTGACTGTTATCGCGGGCGAGCAGGTAGAGCGGTTTGCGATTGAGATTCAGCGCGTTTCGCGCCTGCAGCATGCGCCCTTAGGGAAAGGGCTGGTGATTCGCGTCACAGACCCGCGTTTGCAGCAAAAAACTGGCGGAATTGTGCAAGGCATGTCCGGCAGCCCGATTATACAGAGAGGGCGACTAGTCGGCGCGGTAACGCATGTTTTCGTCAACGACCCGGCGCGAGGGTATGGGGTTTTTATCGAGTGGATGATTCGTGAGTCCGACCTCTTGGAGAGGCGCGAGGAGCACGCCCCAACTTTCTTTTATCGGCGGTTTTTCCGTGCATCTTGA
- the spo0A gene encoding sporulation transcription factor Spo0A codes for MGERIKVLIVDDNRDFCDLLHEFLSKRSEFQVVGVGHNGVEALELINSVKPDVCVLDIIMPHLDGIGVLERLPAVVAGGAMPKTIMLTALGHEEMTKRVLELGASYYILKPFNLETLAQRIHQLTTNGVAASPLQFEQQRSANRNLEIKISDFLHELGVPANIRGYVYLREAISMVAEEMQLLSAVTKILYPMIAENHESTPSRVERAIRHAIEVAWSRGNVDALNRMFGFTVDHRRGKPTNSEFIAMVADRLRLERAG; via the coding sequence TTGGGTGAGAGAATCAAGGTTTTGATTGTAGACGACAACCGCGACTTCTGCGACCTGCTGCACGAGTTTCTTTCCAAGCGTTCGGAGTTCCAAGTGGTGGGAGTAGGGCATAACGGCGTGGAAGCACTAGAGCTTATCAACTCCGTCAAACCGGACGTATGCGTGCTTGACATTATTATGCCCCATTTGGACGGCATCGGTGTCTTAGAGCGCTTGCCGGCGGTGGTGGCCGGAGGTGCCATGCCAAAGACCATCATGCTGACCGCGCTTGGGCACGAGGAAATGACCAAGCGAGTACTAGAGCTTGGCGCGAGCTACTACATTCTCAAGCCTTTTAACCTCGAAACCCTCGCCCAGCGCATCCATCAGTTGACCACCAACGGTGTGGCCGCCTCTCCCCTGCAGTTCGAACAGCAGCGAAGCGCTAACCGCAATCTCGAGATTAAGATATCGGATTTCCTGCACGAGCTCGGCGTTCCAGCTAACATCCGCGGCTACGTATACCTCAGGGAAGCTATCTCCATGGTGGCAGAGGAAATGCAGCTGCTTAGCGCAGTAACTAAGATTCTCTACCCCATGATTGCCGAGAACCACGAGTCGACGCCAAGCCGTGTGGAACGCGCTATCCGCCACGCCATAGAGGTAGCCTGGAGTCGCGGCAATGTAGATGCCCTAAACAGGATGTTCGGGTTTACCGTGGACCATCGCCGCGGCAAGCCAACTAACAGTGAGTTCATCGCCATGGTGGCGGATAGACTGCGCCTTGAGCGCGCGGGATAG
- the buk gene encoding butyrate kinase: protein MRLHKFKVLVINPGSTSTKVACYIGNALEAEENLTHSADSLAAYAEIMDQFPLRLDAVMSFMGNNEVAAGLDAVVGRGGLLRPSEGGTYAVNEAMVADLRQGLQGQHASNLGGLLAKAIADPLGLPSFIVDPVAVDEFEPVARIAGHPLLERKSLSHALSMKAVARRAANELNIAYADSRFVVAHLGGGISVGPMVGGRVIDVNNANEMGPFSPERTGGLPSGDLAALCFSGQYTAKEMKRQLNGQGGMVAYLGTTDAREAYRLAETGDAKAELVMHAMAYQIAKEIGAMATVLKGRVDAVVLTGGLAHADRMCNTIAGYVGFIAPMIVYRGEDEMLALAEGACRVLASEEEVREY from the coding sequence ATCCGCTTGCATAAATTTAAGGTGCTTGTCATAAATCCAGGCAGCACGTCAACCAAAGTGGCTTGTTATATCGGGAACGCGTTAGAGGCGGAGGAAAACCTTACGCATTCTGCAGACTCACTCGCCGCATATGCGGAGATTATGGACCAGTTTCCCTTGCGCTTAGACGCGGTGATGTCGTTCATGGGAAACAACGAGGTAGCAGCGGGACTTGACGCCGTCGTCGGCAGGGGTGGTTTGCTGCGGCCTTCAGAAGGCGGAACCTATGCCGTCAATGAAGCGATGGTTGCAGACTTGCGACAGGGTTTGCAGGGGCAGCACGCATCTAACCTTGGTGGCTTGTTGGCCAAAGCGATAGCTGATCCGCTCGGGCTACCTTCATTTATTGTAGACCCGGTAGCGGTAGACGAGTTTGAGCCTGTCGCGCGCATTGCGGGACATCCGCTCCTCGAACGCAAGAGCCTCTCGCATGCACTCAGCATGAAAGCTGTGGCGAGGCGCGCAGCTAACGAACTCAACATTGCGTATGCCGACAGCAGGTTTGTAGTAGCTCACCTGGGAGGCGGCATCTCCGTCGGGCCTATGGTAGGCGGCCGCGTCATTGACGTGAACAACGCCAATGAAATGGGGCCTTTCTCGCCGGAACGCACGGGTGGCCTTCCCTCCGGTGATTTAGCCGCACTGTGCTTTAGTGGGCAGTATACAGCCAAAGAAATGAAGCGCCAACTTAACGGGCAAGGGGGTATGGTGGCCTACCTCGGCACAACCGATGCGCGGGAAGCGTACAGGCTCGCCGAGACAGGAGATGCTAAGGCAGAACTGGTGATGCACGCTATGGCGTATCAGATTGCCAAAGAAATTGGCGCGATGGCTACAGTGCTAAAGGGACGAGTCGACGCCGTAGTCCTTACGGGGGGACTTGCGCACGCTGACAGAATGTGCAACACTATTGCGGGTTATGTCGGTTTTATCGCCCCCATGATTGTCTACCGCGGAGAAGACGAAATGTTAGCGTTAGCTGAAGGTGCCTGCCGCGTCCTCGCCAGCGAGGAAGAAGTGAGGGAGTACTAG
- a CDS encoding phosphate butyryltransferase has translation MQRRVPLLNSFSAILAAAKQGPVRRVAVAVAADAEVLAAVCDAHKAGIAEAVLVGDEAKIRSIAAAHGYNLQGMEVINLPDNLQAAREAVQLVRQGRAHMLMKGLISTADILRAVLDKEQGLRTGRVLSHVAVLEVPTYHKLLFLTDGGQNIAPDVTQKAEILQNAVEVARALGVTLPKAAPICAVEVVNPKMQATVDAAELADKAHRGEIVNCIVSGPIAFDGAISAEAAAHKGIKSDVAGDVDILLMPDIEAGNILYKTLVYLAQAKVAGIIAGAAAPIVLTSRSDSPEAKLLSIACASVVAGGNAS, from the coding sequence ATACAAAGGAGGGTCCCACTATTGAACAGCTTTTCTGCGATTCTAGCTGCCGCTAAACAGGGTCCGGTACGCCGCGTGGCGGTGGCGGTAGCGGCAGATGCCGAAGTGCTCGCTGCCGTGTGCGACGCGCACAAGGCGGGTATCGCCGAGGCAGTACTCGTCGGCGACGAAGCCAAAATCCGCTCCATTGCGGCCGCACACGGATACAACTTACAGGGCATGGAAGTAATCAACCTGCCGGACAACCTGCAGGCTGCGCGCGAAGCAGTGCAGTTGGTACGGCAGGGACGCGCGCATATGTTAATGAAGGGCCTCATTAGTACGGCCGACATTTTGAGGGCTGTATTAGATAAGGAACAGGGGCTTAGGACAGGCAGGGTGCTCAGTCATGTCGCTGTGCTTGAGGTGCCGACCTATCACAAGCTGTTGTTCCTAACTGACGGGGGGCAGAACATTGCGCCGGACGTAACACAAAAGGCCGAGATTCTGCAAAACGCCGTGGAAGTGGCGCGCGCGCTAGGCGTCACTCTGCCGAAGGCAGCGCCTATCTGTGCCGTGGAGGTCGTAAATCCTAAAATGCAGGCTACCGTAGACGCGGCTGAGCTAGCGGATAAAGCTCACCGTGGGGAGATTGTGAACTGCATCGTCAGCGGACCGATTGCCTTTGATGGCGCCATCAGCGCCGAAGCGGCCGCACACAAGGGAATTAAGTCCGACGTTGCCGGCGATGTGGACATACTGCTGATGCCGGACATCGAGGCAGGAAACATTCTCTATAAGACATTGGTTTATCTCGCGCAAGCCAAAGTCGCCGGCATTATCGCCGGAGCTGCCGCACCCATTGTGCTTACTTCCCGCTCCGACAGCCCGGAGGCTAAGCTGCTGTCCATTGCCTGCGCATCGGTTGTAGCGGGGGGGAATGCTTCATGA
- the buk gene encoding butyrate kinase has product MTEYFQLCINPGSTSTKISVFKSEELFIDESLSHSTEELAPFPRIGDQYSFRRRVITEFLASRGFDIKRLSAVVGRGGLLKPIPSGTYRVTDAMVRDLKEAKRGEHASNLGGLLARDLADTLGIPAFIVDPVVVDELEPVARISGHPEIARRSIFHALNQKAVAKRFAAAQGKDYRDINAIVAHLGGGISVGAHCRGKVIDVNNALDGEGPFSPERSGGLPSGDLARLCYSGKYSHDDIKKMITGQGGLVAYLGTNDGREVRRRMEAGDSYAGLVFRALAYQVAKEIGAMASVLSGKVDVIILTGGLAFDNTYLVPWIKEAISFIGPVEVMPGEGEMTALCAGGLRVLRGEEIAKDYE; this is encoded by the coding sequence ATGACGGAGTATTTTCAGCTATGTATTAACCCTGGCTCAACCTCGACTAAAATCTCGGTATTTAAAAGTGAAGAGCTCTTCATAGACGAGTCGCTCTCGCACAGCACGGAGGAGCTTGCTCCTTTCCCACGCATCGGAGACCAGTACTCCTTTAGGCGGCGTGTCATCACCGAGTTCTTGGCCTCGCGAGGGTTTGATATTAAGCGGTTGAGTGCGGTAGTAGGCAGGGGGGGCTTACTCAAGCCCATCCCAAGCGGCACCTACCGCGTAACAGACGCCATGGTGCGCGACCTCAAGGAGGCCAAGCGAGGAGAGCATGCCAGCAACTTAGGCGGTCTGCTCGCGCGTGACCTAGCCGATACGTTAGGCATACCGGCCTTTATTGTCGACCCAGTGGTAGTAGATGAATTGGAGCCCGTAGCGCGTATTTCCGGCCACCCCGAAATCGCGCGGCGCAGTATATTTCACGCGCTCAACCAAAAGGCTGTGGCCAAGCGCTTTGCGGCTGCGCAGGGGAAGGACTACCGCGATATTAACGCGATAGTAGCCCACCTTGGCGGAGGCATCTCAGTCGGCGCTCACTGCCGGGGTAAGGTCATTGACGTAAACAACGCACTTGACGGCGAAGGCCCGTTTTCACCGGAGCGCAGCGGTGGCCTGCCGTCCGGCGACCTCGCCAGACTATGCTATAGCGGTAAGTACAGCCACGACGACATTAAGAAGATGATCACAGGTCAGGGCGGCTTGGTCGCGTACCTCGGCACAAACGACGGGCGCGAAGTGCGGCGCCGCATGGAAGCCGGCGACAGCTATGCGGGCTTGGTGTTTAGGGCGCTGGCCTATCAGGTAGCCAAAGAGATTGGGGCGATGGCGTCAGTTCTCTCGGGCAAGGTGGACGTCATTATCCTGACGGGTGGGCTAGCTTTCGACAATACCTACCTAGTGCCGTGGATAAAAGAAGCTATTTCCTTTATCGGTCCCGTGGAGGTTATGCCCGGTGAGGGCGAGATGACGGCACTATGCGCCGGAGGACTACGCGTTCTGCGCGGTGAGGAGATAGCCAAAGACTATGAATGA
- a CDS encoding 4Fe-4S binding protein, with the protein MAKVTFNEERCKGCELCTAVCPVKIVVMADRINRRGFRPAMVIEMHKCIACAACARICPDAVIEVER; encoded by the coding sequence GTGGCAAAAGTAACTTTCAACGAAGAAAGGTGCAAGGGCTGTGAGCTCTGCACCGCAGTCTGTCCGGTCAAGATTGTCGTGATGGCCGACCGGATTAACCGCCGCGGGTTTCGCCCGGCAATGGTCATCGAAATGCACAAGTGCATAGCTTGTGCGGCTTGTGCGCGCATCTGTCCTGATGCCGTCATTGAAGTAGAGAGATAG
- a CDS encoding 3-methyl-2-oxobutanoate dehydrogenase subunit VorB — MGERVLMKGNEAIGEAAIQAGCRFFFGYPITPQNELPEYMSRRMPQVEGTFVQAESEVAAINMVYGAAGAGARAMTSSSSPGISLKQEGISYLAGAELPAVIVNIVRGGPGLGSIQPSQGDYFQAVKGGGHGDYRLLVFAPANLQEAVDLVTEAFDLADLYRNPVLILGDGLLGQMMEPVEFRKLQSRELPPKTWATTGMRHHPGKNIVNSLVLDAPGLEKHNLHLQAKYARMQREEQRAEMLHCEDAEVVIVAYGSTARIAKTAVASLRQAGVKVGLFRPITLWPFPTMALGQLVPQVKALLTVEMSAGQMVEDVRLVVNGAKPVHFYGRMGGMVPTPEEISAECLKVIGGAR, encoded by the coding sequence ATGGGCGAACGTGTCTTAATGAAGGGAAATGAGGCGATTGGGGAAGCAGCCATTCAGGCTGGATGCCGCTTCTTTTTTGGCTACCCCATTACGCCGCAGAACGAGTTACCGGAGTATATGTCTCGCCGCATGCCGCAGGTGGAAGGCACCTTCGTGCAAGCCGAAAGCGAAGTTGCCGCTATCAACATGGTGTACGGAGCTGCGGGGGCCGGCGCAAGAGCTATGACCTCATCCTCTAGCCCCGGAATTAGTCTCAAACAGGAGGGCATTTCCTACCTCGCCGGTGCGGAACTGCCGGCGGTAATCGTCAACATCGTGCGCGGCGGCCCCGGGTTAGGCAGCATTCAGCCGAGCCAAGGCGACTACTTCCAGGCGGTGAAGGGCGGCGGGCACGGAGACTACCGCTTGTTGGTGTTCGCGCCCGCTAATTTGCAGGAGGCAGTTGACCTAGTGACAGAGGCCTTCGATTTGGCAGACTTGTATCGTAACCCGGTGTTAATCCTAGGCGATGGCCTGCTTGGGCAGATGATGGAGCCGGTGGAATTTCGCAAGCTGCAAAGTCGTGAGCTGCCGCCTAAGACTTGGGCCACCACAGGCATGCGCCATCACCCAGGCAAGAACATCGTTAACTCGTTAGTGTTAGACGCACCGGGCCTTGAGAAGCACAACCTGCACCTGCAGGCAAAGTACGCCCGCATGCAGCGCGAAGAACAGAGAGCAGAAATGCTCCACTGCGAGGATGCCGAGGTAGTTATTGTCGCTTACGGTTCTACGGCTCGCATTGCCAAGACCGCAGTGGCAAGTCTGCGTCAAGCAGGGGTTAAAGTGGGCCTCTTTAGGCCGATCACCCTCTGGCCTTTCCCGACTATGGCCCTCGGTCAACTCGTGCCTCAAGTCAAAGCTCTGCTCACGGTGGAGATGAGTGCAGGGCAGATGGTTGAAGACGTCAGGCTGGTAGTTAACGGCGCTAAGCCTGTGCACTTCTACGGGCGCATGGGCGGCATGGTGCCGACACCTGAGGAGATTAGCGCGGAGTGCTTGAAAGTGATAGGGGGTGCTAGGTAG
- a CDS encoding 2-oxoglutarate oxidoreductase, producing MQSHYCPGCTHGIIHRLIAEVMDELKFTDRAIGVAPVGCAVLGYMYFACDMQEAAHGRAPAVATGIKRVVPDGVVFTYQGDGDLASIGCAEIVHAAARGENITTIFVNNGIYGMTGGQMAPTTLPGDKTSTSPYGRDTRKQGFPIKVAEMLSTLDGPAYIARVSVHSVPNIVRARRAIKKAFEYQIAGKGFTLVEVLSTCPTNWGLTPLEALDKVTKDMLPYYPLGEYKDVEAGAKK from the coding sequence ATGCAGAGCCACTACTGTCCGGGCTGTACGCATGGTATTATTCATCGCTTGATTGCCGAGGTTATGGACGAGCTTAAGTTTACCGACCGTGCCATCGGAGTGGCTCCCGTGGGATGTGCCGTGCTCGGCTACATGTATTTTGCCTGCGATATGCAAGAGGCGGCGCATGGCCGTGCCCCCGCCGTGGCTACAGGCATTAAGAGAGTGGTTCCCGACGGCGTGGTCTTTACCTATCAGGGCGACGGCGACCTCGCGTCCATCGGCTGCGCCGAGATTGTCCACGCTGCCGCTCGCGGGGAGAACATCACTACTATTTTTGTCAACAACGGCATCTACGGCATGACGGGGGGCCAGATGGCACCCACGACTTTGCCAGGCGACAAGACCTCAACCTCGCCCTACGGGCGCGATACCAGAAAGCAGGGTTTCCCCATTAAGGTCGCGGAGATGTTGTCCACCCTAGATGGCCCTGCCTACATCGCCCGCGTCAGCGTACACAGTGTGCCAAACATCGTGCGCGCGCGGCGAGCCATTAAGAAGGCGTTTGAGTATCAAATCGCGGGGAAAGGGTTTACCTTAGTCGAGGTGCTCTCTACCTGCCCGACAAACTGGGGCCTGACGCCGCTTGAGGCGTTAGATAAGGTGACGAAAGACATGCTGCCGTACTATCCGTTAGGCGAGTACAAGGACGTCGAGGCAGGTGCGAAAAAATGA
- a CDS encoding 2-oxoacid:acceptor oxidoreductase family protein, with the protein MTYEVVMAGFGGQGVMLMGQLLAYAGMVHGKQVSWMPSYGPEMRGGTANCTVIVADEVVGSPVVAQPYAVVALNRPSLDKFEGAVRPGGVLIYNESLISTPPTRSDITVVPVAANHIADELGNVKVANMVALGALLKVTDLVPMDCVVAALKKALPAHRQDMVAVNLAAIERGQQAAER; encoded by the coding sequence ATGACTTATGAAGTTGTGATGGCGGGTTTCGGCGGACAGGGCGTAATGCTCATGGGACAGCTCTTGGCGTACGCAGGTATGGTGCATGGCAAACAGGTGTCGTGGATGCCTTCATATGGGCCGGAAATGCGCGGCGGCACCGCGAACTGCACCGTTATTGTCGCGGATGAGGTAGTGGGGTCACCGGTTGTGGCACAGCCTTATGCCGTGGTGGCGCTCAATCGCCCGTCGCTCGACAAGTTTGAAGGCGCAGTGCGACCCGGCGGCGTGCTTATCTACAATGAATCGCTTATCAGTACGCCTCCCACCCGCAGCGATATTACGGTAGTACCAGTGGCGGCTAACCACATTGCCGACGAGCTGGGCAACGTGAAAGTAGCCAATATGGTTGCGCTGGGGGCATTGCTCAAAGTTACCGACCTGGTTCCTATGGACTGCGTGGTCGCGGCGCTTAAAAAAGCGCTGCCGGCACATCGCCAAGACATGGTGGCCGTTAACCTCGCGGCCATCGAGCGCGGACAACAAGCCGCCGAAAGGTAA
- the spoIIM gene encoding stage II sporulation protein M: MIPRAVLDHCRERWLAYCIAVTAFVAGSVAGAVAVRAMPPKQQQDLMGYLDKYIEGILVGNIEPAAWQSVQIANLQAVAFLWLSGLIVVGVIGILAVLVLRGFVIGFSVGFLVVEMQAEGLLFAAAAILPHNLLAVPSLIVIGALGIAFSLRMAFGQKARGTRERRPVAHYTVSVLFVALFIAAAGLIEAFVTPVFIRAIAALL; the protein is encoded by the coding sequence GTGATCCCAAGGGCTGTGCTAGATCATTGCCGTGAGCGGTGGCTCGCCTATTGCATTGCCGTCACTGCCTTTGTCGCAGGTTCTGTCGCCGGAGCAGTGGCTGTCAGGGCCATGCCGCCGAAACAGCAACAAGACCTTATGGGGTATCTCGACAAGTACATTGAAGGCATACTAGTAGGAAACATAGAGCCTGCGGCATGGCAGAGCGTGCAGATAGCTAATCTGCAGGCAGTGGCCTTCCTCTGGCTCTCTGGTCTTATAGTGGTAGGAGTGATAGGCATACTTGCCGTTCTCGTTCTGCGCGGTTTCGTCATTGGCTTTAGCGTAGGCTTTTTGGTGGTGGAAATGCAGGCGGAAGGGCTGCTGTTTGCGGCAGCGGCAATTCTCCCGCACAATCTACTGGCGGTGCCGTCATTGATCGTCATTGGAGCTTTGGGCATCGCGTTCTCCCTGCGCATGGCCTTTGGGCAGAAGGCGCGTGGGACAAGGGAGCGGCGTCCGGTTGCTCACTACACAGTAAGCGTTTTGTTTGTCGCGCTGTTTATTGCGGCGGCGGGCCTAATCGAAGCATTCGTTACACCTGTCTTTATTAGGGCTATCGCCGCTTTGCTCTAG